The Sulfurimonas lithotrophica genome includes a region encoding these proteins:
- a CDS encoding aldo/keto reductase: protein MGFATFENTYNFAKKFSNYKDFYIKHNDLIFSKLGLGTFNKEPYKEENYVFHYIEAVKEAIRSGINLIDTASNYRYGQSEKEIGEALAELGDEVKREELIICSKGGFIQLDYPFPENPYTWIDENVIDAGLASKDDIELDQHCMTPDFLEWSCKRSLENLGVNQLDIYYLHNPEMQIIKLGKKEFYKQIEKVFARFEKLADEGLFKSYGVAVWNGFTAENEEIISLEKLVEIAIKVGGENHRFKYIQLPFNMGKTNAYTSLTQKVDNEECSIINAAHKLGIGVISSSSLLQMNLFKKSFSAETGVVLDSTMTLKSDIQLALQFVRSTPGIVSSLFCSKVPLHIKQNCEISKVKSVKREKYDLLYRL, encoded by the coding sequence ATGGGATTTGCTACTTTTGAAAATACATACAATTTTGCTAAAAAATTCTCAAACTATAAAGATTTTTATATAAAACACAACGATCTTATTTTTTCAAAACTTGGTCTTGGTACTTTTAATAAAGAACCGTATAAAGAAGAAAACTACGTTTTTCATTATATTGAAGCTGTAAAAGAGGCTATTAGAAGCGGAATAAATTTAATAGATACTGCATCTAACTATAGATATGGTCAAAGTGAAAAAGAGATAGGAGAAGCTTTAGCTGAGTTAGGTGATGAGGTTAAACGTGAAGAGCTTATCATCTGTTCAAAAGGTGGATTTATCCAGCTTGATTATCCTTTTCCTGAAAATCCATACACATGGATAGATGAAAACGTCATAGATGCAGGTCTTGCAAGTAAAGATGATATTGAGCTGGATCAGCACTGTATGACACCTGATTTTTTAGAATGGAGCTGTAAACGCAGTTTAGAAAATCTTGGTGTAAATCAGCTTGATATTTATTATCTACACAACCCAGAGATGCAGATAATAAAACTTGGTAAAAAAGAATTTTACAAACAAATTGAAAAAGTGTTTGCAAGATTTGAAAAGTTGGCTGATGAAGGCTTATTTAAATCTTACGGTGTAGCTGTATGGAATGGTTTTACAGCTGAGAACGAAGAGATAATAAGTTTAGAAAAACTTGTGGAAATTGCCATAAAAGTTGGCGGAGAGAATCATAGGTTCAAGTATATTCAACTACCGTTTAATATGGGTAAAACAAACGCTTACACGAGTCTAACCCAAAAAGTGGACAATGAGGAGTGCAGCATCATAAATGCCGCTCATAAACTCGGCATCGGAGTTATAAGTTCATCTTCGCTTTTACAGATGAATCTGTTTAAAAAATCATTCTCAGCTGAAACCGGTGTAGTTTTAGATAGCACAATGACACTAAAGAGTGATATTCAACTAGCTCTTCAGTTTGTTCGCTCAACTCCGGGGATAGTAAGTTCACTATTTTGCTCAAAAGTTCCCCTGCATATTAAACAAAACTGTGAAATCTCAAAAGTAAAGTCGGTAAAAAGGGAAAAATACGACTTACTTTACAGGCTGTAA
- a CDS encoding L-aspartate oxidase — MIYDVIVVGGGIAGLMAAIEAKTSSNKVAVITKGNIFKSNSSLASGGINAVLDKNNTHEIKKHIDDTIKGGYGLSDKKSVSYMCNRAPNIIKKLLSYGVEFDKDENGEIAQRSFGGGVSKRTCYVGDKTGSAIMQVLIKQAKIVGVDFVANNFVMNVTKLKNKISGVVAIRRIDSSLMVYPAKSVILAGGGYAGIYRGHSTNAQDYTGDMLAIALRSGLNLKDMEFVQFHPTGMAKSSYLISEAARGEGGYLVNSDGERFVNELETRDIVARAILTQVNNGKKVYLDLRHLDKEHIETKLPSLYKAAYNQAGIDVTTELLEVTPVAHYSMGGIESKMTKTDIKGLFACGECAVNGIHGANRLGGNSLLEGAVFGELAGKKAKEYAKHKEFLPIDYNIVVKDQKVVDKIFDRDTSKNFNSMRISMGETMFKNAGIHRDYNSLIRAYDYIKYLRKEAGTLHCIDKGRNNNVELISILELKNALEVAEVVILSALEREESRGAHSRDDFTKTLKANEKSILVNELKKGYFQIWYEHKSALLNCIIKKIKN, encoded by the coding sequence TTGATATATGACGTAATAGTAGTAGGCGGCGGAATAGCCGGACTTATGGCGGCAATAGAAGCTAAAACAAGTTCAAACAAAGTTGCCGTGATTACAAAAGGCAATATTTTTAAGTCTAACTCTTCACTTGCCAGTGGCGGGATAAATGCGGTTTTAGATAAAAATAATACTCACGAGATAAAAAAACATATAGACGACACCATAAAAGGCGGTTATGGTTTAAGCGATAAAAAAAGTGTCTCATATATGTGTAATCGTGCTCCCAATATTATTAAAAAACTTCTCTCTTACGGAGTAGAGTTTGATAAAGATGAAAACGGTGAGATAGCCCAGAGAAGTTTTGGCGGCGGAGTTTCCAAAAGAACTTGTTATGTAGGTGACAAAACCGGTTCTGCAATCATGCAGGTTTTGATAAAACAAGCCAAAATTGTAGGTGTAGATTTTGTAGCTAACAATTTTGTAATGAATGTTACAAAACTAAAAAACAAGATAAGCGGTGTAGTAGCTATCAGAAGGATTGATTCATCACTTATGGTCTATCCTGCAAAGTCGGTGATTCTTGCCGGAGGCGGATATGCAGGTATATACAGAGGACACTCTACAAATGCACAGGATTATACCGGTGATATGCTGGCTATAGCCCTTAGAAGCGGACTAAACTTAAAAGATATGGAGTTTGTCCAGTTTCATCCGACAGGCATGGCAAAAAGCTCTTATCTTATCAGTGAAGCGGCACGCGGTGAGGGTGGATATCTGGTAAACAGCGACGGCGAGAGATTTGTAAATGAACTTGAAACCAGAGATATAGTCGCACGCGCTATTTTAACTCAGGTAAATAACGGCAAAAAAGTATATCTGGATCTTAGACATTTAGATAAAGAACACATTGAGACAAAACTGCCAAGTTTATACAAAGCTGCATATAATCAAGCGGGTATAGATGTTACTACTGAGTTACTCGAGGTCACTCCCGTCGCTCATTACAGTATGGGTGGAATAGAATCAAAAATGACAAAAACCGATATAAAAGGTTTGTTTGCTTGTGGAGAGTGTGCTGTAAACGGTATCCACGGTGCAAACAGACTTGGCGGTAACTCTTTACTTGAAGGTGCAGTTTTTGGTGAGTTGGCAGGGAAAAAAGCAAAGGAATATGCAAAACATAAAGAGTTCCTGCCGATTGATTACAACATCGTAGTTAAAGATCAAAAAGTGGTCGATAAGATATTTGATCGTGATACTTCTAAAAATTTTAATTCGATGCGTATAAGTATGGGTGAGACCATGTTTAAAAATGCCGGAATTCACAGAGATTACAACTCTTTGATAAGGGCATATGACTATATAAAGTATCTTCGTAAAGAGGCAGGTACGCTTCATTGTATCGATAAAGGAAGAAATAATAATGTAGAACTTATATCTATACTTGAACTTAAAAATGCATTGGAGGTAGCTGAAGTAGTAATTTTAAGTGCATTGGAGAGAGAAGAAAGCAGAGGTGCTCACAGCAGGGATGATTTTACAAAAACTTTAAAAGCTAATGAAAAATCGATTCTGGTAAATGAGCTTAAAAAAGGTTATTTCCAAATTTGGTATGAGCATAAAAGTGCCTTACTCAATTGCATAATCAAAAAAATCAAAAACTAA
- the nifT gene encoding putative nitrogen fixation protein NifT, whose amino-acid sequence MAKVMLRESGGEISFYVAKKDMEETIETIEFNTDEKWGGEVELSNGEIWWIEPAPKNLPKETVCKKISD is encoded by the coding sequence ATGGCAAAAGTGATGTTAAGAGAGAGTGGCGGAGAGATTTCTTTTTATGTTGCAAAAAAAGATATGGAAGAAACAATAGAGACTATTGAGTTTAACACCGATGAAAAATGGGGTGGAGAAGTAGAACTAAGTAACGGAGAGATTTGGTGGATTGAACCTGCTCCAAAAAATCTACCTAAAGAAACTGTTTGTAAAAAGATTTCTGATTAA
- a CDS encoding sigma-54-dependent Fis family transcriptional regulator has protein sequence MITQCNECLTHKELLVLYDIASLISDSRDIQKSLEKSLSALKNALDLGNCVIYKLEDEQLSICASIGFNKHQKNISEYKLGEGATGLAAKSMEPVVIANIHNDIIFLNKSGNKNNETISYIAVPLIAENNVIGVIGANLTKSTKIDFEQTVRILTIVSSLFAQYINSNMSITKEKERLEELKLYYKMEWDSKVHNFGDIIGDSEKMQNVYKVIERIAQSEVTVLVRGETGTGKELVASAIHKRSKRNDEPFIKLNCAAITDTLLESELFGHEKGAFTDAKETRKGRFELADGGTLFLDEIGDISASAQVKLLRVLQEREFERVGGSKTIRVNVRLVAATNRDLEQMVKDGEFREDLYYRLNVIPIDLPPLRKRGEDIKLLVNFFLERSMLNHKKRVSITNEAMSKLMSYPWPGNVRELENTIERIVLMGNEDGITAEDMMLLLPALNNEKASEKHMQIPFENKTLDDLEKEAIINALENSGGNLSEAAKVLGITQRQIGYKVKKYGI, from the coding sequence ATGATTACTCAATGCAACGAATGTTTAACACACAAAGAACTACTGGTTTTATATGATATTGCTTCACTTATTTCAGATTCAAGAGATATACAAAAATCTTTGGAAAAATCCCTATCGGCACTTAAGAATGCTTTGGATTTGGGGAATTGTGTTATTTATAAACTAGAGGATGAACAACTTAGCATATGTGCATCTATAGGCTTTAACAAACATCAAAAAAATATTTCGGAATATAAACTGGGAGAAGGTGCTACGGGGCTTGCCGCTAAGAGTATGGAACCCGTAGTTATAGCAAATATACATAACGATATTATATTTCTAAATAAATCAGGGAATAAAAATAATGAGACTATATCTTATATAGCAGTGCCTTTAATTGCCGAGAATAATGTTATCGGTGTAATCGGTGCAAACCTTACAAAATCTACAAAGATTGATTTTGAACAAACGGTTAGAATATTGACTATTGTCAGTTCATTATTTGCACAATATATAAATTCAAATATGTCAATAACAAAAGAAAAAGAGAGACTTGAAGAGTTGAAGCTTTATTATAAGATGGAGTGGGATTCAAAAGTACATAATTTTGGGGATATTATAGGCGACTCTGAAAAGATGCAAAACGTTTATAAAGTTATAGAAAGAATAGCACAAAGTGAAGTTACCGTCTTAGTTCGTGGGGAAACAGGTACGGGTAAAGAGTTGGTAGCATCTGCTATACACAAAAGAAGTAAAAGAAATGATGAACCATTTATAAAACTAAACTGTGCGGCAATTACGGATACTCTTTTAGAGAGTGAACTTTTTGGACACGAAAAAGGTGCATTTACCGATGCCAAAGAGACTAGAAAAGGTAGGTTTGAGTTGGCTGATGGCGGTACGCTGTTTTTAGATGAGATAGGTGATATATCTGCATCTGCACAGGTTAAACTGCTTCGAGTCTTACAAGAACGTGAGTTTGAGAGGGTAGGGGGAAGCAAAACTATTCGTGTAAATGTTAGACTTGTTGCCGCTACAAACCGTGATCTTGAACAGATGGTAAAAGACGGCGAGTTTAGAGAAGATCTATACTATAGGTTAAATGTTATTCCGATTGACTTGCCACCGCTTAGAAAAAGAGGGGAAGACATAAAACTTTTGGTTAACTTCTTTTTAGAGCGTTCAATGTTAAACCATAAAAAAAGAGTAAGTATTACAAATGAAGCTATGAGTAAACTTATGTCGTACCCATGGCCTGGGAATGTACGTGAACTTGAAAATACGATAGAGCGAATAGTGCTTATGGGTAACGAGGATGGAATAACTGCAGAGGATATGATGCTTTTGTTACCTGCTTTAAATAATGAAAAAGCATCTGAAAAACATATGCAAATACCATTTGAGAACAAAACCTTAGATGACTTGGAAAAAGAAGCAATTATAAATGCACTTGAAAATAGTGGAGGTAATCTCTCCGAAGCTGCAAAAGTTTTAGGGATTACGCAAAGACAAATCGGATATAAGGTAAAAAAATATGGAATCTAA
- a CDS encoding redoxin family protein — protein MESNIKYKDESLELCEDFIDVGYMAENIEVVDASGETMEIKRSHPDKSMTLLASFPHDKDEFLDEILKLDELLSNIQVPLNCYYIFDKDYKMQTVLKNRLKKFTVVLDAEDEFGNMYGTKLVSGSLEDKLTKSLFLISKDGAIFYLDMPNDLTKPFDLERLRVELNKAYASYTGVGCHG, from the coding sequence ATGGAATCTAATATTAAGTATAAAGATGAATCTTTAGAGTTGTGTGAAGACTTTATTGACGTAGGCTATATGGCTGAAAATATTGAAGTTGTAGATGCATCCGGAGAAACTATGGAGATAAAGAGAAGTCATCCCGATAAATCTATGACACTTCTTGCATCTTTTCCACATGACAAAGATGAGTTTTTAGATGAGATATTAAAACTTGATGAGCTTTTAAGCAACATCCAAGTCCCACTAAATTGTTACTATATATTTGATAAAGATTATAAGATGCAGACCGTTTTAAAAAACAGACTTAAAAAATTTACGGTAGTTTTAGATGCAGAAGATGAATTTGGAAACATGTACGGTACGAAACTTGTAAGTGGTTCTTTAGAGGATAAGTTAACCAAGTCTTTGTTTTTGATAAGCAAAGACGGAGCTATCTTTTATCTTGATATGCCAAACGACTTGACTAAGCCGTTTGATTTGGAAAGGTTGAGAGTTGAGTTAAACAAAGCCTACGCCAGTTATACGGGAGTCGGATGTCATGGGTAA
- a CDS encoding alpha/beta fold hydrolase, translating to MDKTINGIYVKTLGKDTNQAIVFIHGFPYDHTLWDDVIDEFKDDYYCISYDIRGFGKSEINTAQFTMQSYVQDLENIILGLKLSKPILCGFSMGGYITLRANEREKYKALILANTATNSDDDKAKLKRSTGISDIDTKGLEPFVNGFLSAAFSEDFIKKEPLKIKSIKENIMSFNPIGIKAALLAMISRTDTAKGLEETDIPVLLITGEDDKIIPKETMELMASKIKNSTFVSLSECGHMSMLENPNGFKSAMRSFLVGL from the coding sequence ATGGATAAGACAATAAATGGCATATATGTCAAGACTTTAGGTAAAGACACAAATCAGGCTATAGTTTTTATACATGGCTTTCCATACGACCATACACTTTGGGATGATGTGATTGATGAGTTTAAAGATGATTATTATTGTATCTCCTATGATATTAGAGGTTTTGGTAAGTCTGAGATAAATACAGCTCAATTTACAATGCAGAGTTATGTGCAAGACTTAGAGAATATCATCTTAGGTCTAAAATTGAGTAAGCCTATTCTTTGTGGGTTTTCTATGGGTGGTTATATCACACTAAGAGCAAATGAAAGAGAAAAATATAAAGCTTTGATACTTGCCAACACTGCAACGAACAGTGATGATGACAAAGCAAAATTAAAACGCTCTACCGGCATTTCAGACATAGACACTAAAGGACTTGAACCTTTTGTAAATGGATTTTTATCAGCTGCTTTTAGTGAGGACTTTATCAAGAAAGAACCTCTAAAAATAAAGAGTATAAAAGAAAACATCATGAGCTTTAATCCAATAGGTATTAAAGCTGCCCTCCTAGCTATGATTAGCAGAACTGATACTGCCAAAGGCTTAGAAGAGACAGATATTCCCGTCTTATTGATAACCGGCGAAGATGACAAAATCATACCAAAAGAGACAATGGAGCTTATGGCAAGTAAAATAAAAAATTCAACATTTGTGAGTCTAAGTGAATGTGGGCACATGAGCATGCTCGAAAACCCAAATGGATTTAAAAGTGCAATGAGAAGCTTTTTAGTAGGTCTTTAA
- a CDS encoding SIR2 family protein → MENIKEKLLSGELVPFIGMGVFENTKANDGSNLPYDSDSMILALNNGRAMSDRLMYEYSRAAMSLEQRKGRDFIVQMTNHIYASKKYDLPFTYEFLKDIKPKYMIDTNVDDSSCKVYEDVEHFMITGISRITADYDRFVVYKYDPDAKEYSVISKEELNDTLPILFKPMGCMQPDMNFIISDADFVDWLTEAMGGYALPPFLKEYKKDKSYMFLGVDFSRDTFRMVAHEITLGLKDGFVVTKKDELTKKENKFVDMHNLEVIKDNSDAFLKSML, encoded by the coding sequence ATGGAAAATATCAAAGAAAAATTATTAAGTGGTGAATTAGTACCTTTTATTGGTATGGGTGTATTTGAAAATACAAAGGCAAATGACGGTTCTAACTTGCCATACGACAGTGACAGCATGATCTTAGCACTTAATAACGGTCGTGCTATGAGTGATAGACTTATGTATGAGTACAGCCGTGCTGCAATGAGTTTGGAGCAAAGAAAAGGTAGAGATTTTATAGTGCAAATGACAAATCATATTTATGCATCTAAAAAGTATGATCTGCCATTTACATATGAGTTTTTAAAAGATATCAAACCAAAGTATATGATAGATACAAACGTCGATGACAGCTCATGTAAGGTTTATGAAGATGTTGAGCATTTTATGATTACGGGTATATCAAGGATTACAGCCGACTATGACAGATTTGTGGTTTACAAATATGATCCCGATGCAAAAGAATACAGTGTAATAAGCAAAGAGGAGTTAAACGATACTTTGCCGATACTTTTTAAACCTATGGGTTGTATGCAACCGGATATGAACTTTATTATAAGCGATGCAGACTTTGTTGACTGGCTTACAGAAGCTATGGGCGGGTATGCGCTTCCACCGTTTTTAAAAGAGTACAAAAAAGACAAATCATATATGTTTTTAGGCGTTGATTTTTCGCGTGATACTTTTAGAATGGTAGCTCACGAGATAACACTTGGTTTAAAAGACGGTTTTGTTGTTACAAAAAAAGATGAGCTTACAAAAAAAGAGAACAAATTTGTAGATATGCATAATCTAGAAGTTATAAAAGACAACTCGGATGCATTTTTAAAGAGTATGCTATGA
- the clpX gene encoding ATP-dependent Clp protease ATP-binding subunit ClpX, which translates to MSKDMICDFCGKSVKEVEKIFSAENAHICNECIGTCSDIIHKEQLKKERAEFQKGLSIPTQIKEHLDNYVIGQEEAKKVLSVALYSHYKRIDKPIFKNVEIEKSNIMLIGPTGSGKTLLAKSLAKIMDVPFAVADATALTEAGYVGEDVESILSRLLASADFDVERAQKGIIYIDEIDKIANKSESATSGRDVSGEGVQQGLLKILEGGEVYVPVKGSRKSSSAETILFDTTHILFICGGAFVGLVKDANDSKDKKPKKMGFLTSTDEEFTSQEIESKDLINFGLIPEFIGRIPVIATLNQLSIEDLIKVLSEPKNAIVKQYQALFELDGIELEFSDDALQEIAKMADEKGVGARGLRGIIEKIMLPLQYELPAKKDIEACVITKSFINGESEVELIKRKKTKKEAN; encoded by the coding sequence ATGAGTAAAGATATGATTTGTGACTTTTGCGGCAAAAGTGTTAAAGAGGTAGAGAAAATATTTAGTGCCGAAAATGCACATATATGTAATGAGTGTATAGGTACATGCTCAGATATTATCCACAAAGAACAGTTAAAAAAAGAGCGTGCAGAGTTTCAAAAAGGTCTTAGCATCCCAACCCAGATAAAAGAACATCTGGATAATTATGTCATAGGTCAAGAAGAAGCAAAAAAAGTCCTCTCAGTCGCACTCTATTCACACTACAAAAGAATTGATAAACCGATTTTTAAAAACGTAGAGATTGAAAAGAGTAACATTATGCTTATCGGTCCAACGGGTAGCGGTAAGACCCTTTTGGCAAAGTCGCTTGCTAAAATAATGGATGTGCCTTTTGCAGTGGCAGATGCAACTGCTTTAACAGAAGCGGGTTACGTAGGTGAAGATGTTGAGTCTATCCTTTCGCGTCTTTTGGCATCTGCGGATTTTGATGTTGAGCGTGCGCAAAAAGGTATCATCTACATAGATGAGATAGATAAAATCGCAAATAAAAGCGAGAGTGCCACAAGTGGCAGGGATGTCAGCGGTGAGGGTGTTCAGCAGGGACTTTTAAAAATTCTCGAAGGCGGAGAGGTATATGTACCCGTAAAGGGAAGCAGAAAAAGCTCATCCGCAGAGACTATACTTTTTGATACTACACATATTTTATTTATATGTGGGGGTGCATTTGTCGGACTTGTTAAAGATGCCAACGATTCAAAAGATAAAAAACCTAAAAAGATGGGCTTTTTAACAAGTACGGACGAAGAGTTTACTTCACAAGAGATAGAATCAAAAGATTTGATAAACTTCGGGCTTATACCTGAATTTATAGGTCGTATTCCCGTTATAGCTACACTAAACCAACTCTCGATAGAAGACTTGATAAAAGTACTGAGTGAACCAAAAAATGCCATTGTAAAACAGTATCAGGCACTTTTTGAGCTTGACGGTATAGAGTTGGAATTTTCTGATGATGCTTTGCAAGAGATAGCAAAAATGGCAGATGAAAAAGGTGTAGGTGCACGTGGTCTTCGAGGGATAATCGAGAAGATTATGTTACCGCTTCAGTATGAGCTTCCTGCTAAAAAAGATATAGAAGCCTGTGTTATTACAAAAAGTTTTATAAACGGTGAGAGTGAAGTAGAACTCATAAAAAGAAAAAAAACAAAAAAGGAGGCTAACTAA
- a CDS encoding ABC transporter ATP-binding protein, with protein MNIIDFKNVYTNYDLKPVLENINLTIKEGEHWTILGSNGSGKSSLIKLISSDLHPSKKYSYTKKIFNKERWDIFELKKKLGIITNELHNYFEMHGGFLSAYEVVLSGYYSSIGVFKHQDFSQEQYQKALEVLEFLDILDIKEKKVSQMSTGQLRRCIIGRALIHDPQVFILDEPTVGLDIKAQNSFIELIRKLSKQASIILVTHHIEEIFPEISHVALIYKKTIYKQGKKENILTSQNLSEIFELDININKKNNRYYIEDIN; from the coding sequence ATGAATATTATTGACTTTAAAAACGTATATACAAATTATGATTTAAAACCTGTACTTGAAAATATAAACTTAACAATAAAAGAAGGCGAGCACTGGACTATTTTAGGCTCAAACGGAAGCGGTAAGTCAAGTTTGATAAAACTCATATCAAGCGATTTGCATCCAAGTAAAAAATACAGTTATACAAAAAAGATTTTTAATAAAGAGAGATGGGATATATTTGAGCTTAAAAAAAAGCTTGGAATTATTACAAACGAGTTGCATAACTACTTTGAGATGCATGGAGGTTTTTTAAGCGCTTACGAGGTTGTACTTAGTGGGTATTATAGTTCTATAGGAGTTTTTAAACATCAGGACTTCTCACAAGAACAATACCAAAAAGCTTTAGAAGTTTTAGAGTTTCTTGATATATTGGATATAAAAGAGAAAAAAGTATCGCAAATGAGTACTGGACAACTTAGACGCTGTATAATCGGTCGCGCTTTGATACATGACCCACAAGTTTTTATACTTGATGAGCCTACCGTAGGGCTCGATATAAAAGCACAAAACTCTTTTATAGAACTTATCCGTAAACTTTCAAAACAAGCATCTATAATACTTGTAACTCACCATATTGAAGAGATATTTCCAGAAATATCCCATGTTGCTTTAATTTATAAAAAAACAATATATAAACAAGGAAAAAAAGAAAATATCTTAACATCCCAAAATTTATCAGAAATTTTTGAACTTGATATTAATATAAACAAAAAAAACAACAGATATTATATAGAAGATATTAACTAA
- a CDS encoding leucine-rich repeat domain-containing protein: protein MRDKNLEDFSRWIRNKGLNPKIPLEVDKLKNLSVLDLTKYKLRELPESICHLPNLTVLKLSGNRLTKLPKNIGNLKKLKNLQCENNLLDELPKSIGELESLVILNLNGNRLTKLPDEFYKLTKLTRLTIAANYLTSLSEKLKNLKNLLYFSLDTNNLSELPEAFEDMSSLYYLDLSYNNFTKLPESISKIKELETLLLEGNEITDLPSLESHDMLIKLNLNDNNLCKIDFDISKLEDLQLLSFDNNNLEHLPDAICKLDKLNCLSVSANSLKELPSCIGDLQNLLELDIDENDIKEFPKSFYELKKLKNLYIAENKGLKNPKLESLEFCDI from the coding sequence ATGAGAGATAAAAATTTAGAAGATTTTTCAAGATGGATTAGAAACAAAGGTCTAAATCCAAAAATACCTCTAGAAGTTGATAAATTAAAAAACTTATCCGTACTCGATTTAACAAAGTACAAACTCAGAGAACTACCCGAATCAATCTGCCATCTTCCAAATTTGACGGTTTTAAAACTCTCCGGAAATAGACTGACAAAACTGCCAAAAAACATTGGCAATCTAAAAAAACTAAAAAATCTCCAATGTGAGAACAACCTTTTAGATGAACTTCCAAAAAGCATAGGCGAGCTTGAATCACTGGTTATTTTAAACCTAAACGGAAACAGGCTTACAAAACTCCCGGATGAGTTTTACAAGCTTACAAAACTAACAAGGCTTACCATAGCTGCAAACTATCTTACATCACTATCAGAGAAGTTAAAAAACCTTAAAAACCTGCTATATTTCTCACTCGATACAAACAATCTCAGTGAGCTTCCAGAAGCGTTTGAGGATATGTCATCGCTTTACTATTTAGACCTCTCATATAACAACTTTACAAAACTTCCCGAATCTATAAGCAAGATAAAAGAGTTAGAGACTCTTTTGCTTGAAGGAAACGAGATTACAGACCTGCCCTCTTTGGAATCGCACGATATGCTCATAAAACTAAATCTAAATGACAACAATCTTTGTAAAATAGACTTTGATATAAGTAAACTAGAAGACTTGCAACTGCTTAGTTTTGATAACAACAACTTAGAACACCTACCCGATGCTATATGTAAGTTAGATAAACTAAACTGCTTAAGTGTGAGTGCAAATAGTTTAAAAGAGTTACCCTCTTGCATAGGAGATTTACAAAATCTTTTAGAACTTGATATTGACGAGAACGATATAAAAGAGTTTCCGAAGTCTTTTTATGAGCTAAAAAAACTAAAAAATCTTTATATAGCCGAAAATAAAGGTTTGAAAAACCCTAAATTAGAATCTTTAGAGTTTTGTGACATTTAA
- a CDS encoding CCE_0567 family metalloprotein encodes MALTEEQKEIKKEYAKYKRIVTELAGEIHDIVEDTIWSEYVKLAELSEKVSLAMEDVNAFKAKHDFLK; translated from the coding sequence ATGGCACTTACAGAAGAACAAAAAGAGATTAAAAAAGAGTATGCAAAGTACAAACGCATCGTTACGGAGCTTGCGGGTGAGATTCACGATATAGTCGAAGATACTATTTGGAGCGAATATGTAAAACTAGCTGAGCTTAGTGAAAAAGTTTCACTCGCTATGGAAGACGTAAATGCATTTAAAGCTAAACACGATTTTTTAAAATAG